Proteins found in one Vespula pensylvanica isolate Volc-1 chromosome 10, ASM1446617v1, whole genome shotgun sequence genomic segment:
- the LOC122632628 gene encoding zinc finger protein ztf-16-like isoform X1 — translation MLDEGFKIVPPFGIMSDGVDGGGGENEVDSHSSSHAEAGDSSNHREEEALDPDNEAALNTNYDSSDGAVPAFRCDRCDNYETINKTAFCAHQDQCLGSGEPGESTEGIDGPENDGDGDEGHSGLRAHRKIFECDVCNMKFSNGANMRRHKMRHTGVKPYECRVCQKRFFRKDHLAEHFTTHSKTLPYHCPICNRGFQRQIAMRAHFQNEHVGQQDMVKSCPLCSYRATTMKCLRLHFFNRHGIDLDNPGPNSSTSILNSCTPGEAMPSAPLSDSGDSTGNRSADNATPPMHFLTPHVEISIPYPEQTTNQRNSSPAPLNGDSPNSPQSADSNSNAPSSSHHQLPINSSGIHRNVGGGEEAITPSISLIPIKQEPNSNGMEDSGATSSNLSLPSLIKVSPLKTLLRDDLCRKLSTSCSNNNNTNNNNGSNSNLHSRGEPPTSTRPDPRSSGLQCTHCRITFPDQTLYFLHKGCHSESNPWKCNICGEQCCNLYQFNSHLLSKSHQ, via the exons AT GTTAGATGAAGGATTCAAGATAGTTCCACCGTTTGGTATCATGTCAGATGGAGTCGATGGTGGCGGCGGGGAAAACGAGGTAGACTCTCATTCCTCTTCGCATGCAGAGGCTGGTGATTCTTCTAAtcatagagaagaagaagcattGGATCCAGACAACGAAGCAGCTCTTAATACTAATTATGATAGTAGCGATGGAGCTGTTCCAGCATTTAG ATGTGATCGCTGTGACAATTATGaaactataaataaaacagcATTTTGTGCTCATCAAGATCAGTGTCTTGGAAGTGGTGAACCAGGAGAAAGTACAGAAGGTATCGATGGACCTGAAAACGATGGAGACGGAGACGAGGGTCATTCGGGTTTGCGAGCCCATAGAAAAATCTTTGAGTGTGATGTTTGCAAcatgaaattttctaatggAGCTAATATGAGAAGACACAAG atGAGGCATACAGGTGTAAAACCGTATGAGTGCCGAGTATGTCAGAAAagattctttcgaaaagatcATCTTGCAGAACATTTTACCACTCATTCAAAAACTTTACCATATCATTGTCCAATATGTAATAGAGGTTTCCAAAGACAAATTGCCATGAGGGCGCATTTCCAAAATGAACATGTAGGACAACAGGATATGGTCAAATCATGTCCGTTATGTAGTTATCGAGCAACAACAATGAAATGTCTTAGGTTGCACTTTTTTAACAG ACATGGAATAGATTTAGATAATCCAGGACCAAACAGTTCAACTTCAATATTAAACAGTTGCACACCTGGGGAAGCCATGCCATCTGCTCCCCTATCTGACAGTGGTGATAGTACTGGCAATAGATCAGCGGACAACGCAACTCCTCCAATGCACTTTCTTACTCCTCACGTTGAAATATCCATTCCTTACCCAGAACAAACTACTAATCAACGGAATTCAAGTCCTGCTCCACTAAATGGTGATAGTCCAAATAGTCCACAAAGTGCAGATAGCAATAGTAATGCTCCAAGCAGTAGTCATCATCAATTACCTATTAACAGTAGTGGCATTCATAG GAATGTGGGTGGTGGAGAAGAAGCTATCACACCTTCAATCTCTTTAATTCCTATCAAACAAGAGCCAAATAGCAATGGTATGGAAGATAGTGGAGCAACATCTAGCAATCTTTCATTGCCATCGTTAATCAAGGTCTCACCACTGAAGACACTATTGCGAGATGATCTATGTCGTAAACTTTCTACAAGTTgcagtaacaataataacactaataataataatggttcAAATTCCAATCTACATTCAAGGGGTGAACCCCCGACATCGACGAGACCTGATCCACGAAGTAGCGGTTTACAGTGTACACACTGTAGAATTACTTTTCCAGATCAGACGTTGTACTTTCTTCATAAAGGTTGTCACAGTGAGAGCAATCCATGGAAGTGCAATATATGTGGTGAGCAGTGCTGTAATTTGTACCAATTTAATTCGCATTTATTGAGCAAAAGTCATCAGTAG
- the LOC122632628 gene encoding zinc finger protein ztf-16-like isoform X2 encodes MSDGVDGGGGENEVDSHSSSHAEAGDSSNHREEEALDPDNEAALNTNYDSSDGAVPAFRCDRCDNYETINKTAFCAHQDQCLGSGEPGESTEGIDGPENDGDGDEGHSGLRAHRKIFECDVCNMKFSNGANMRRHKMRHTGVKPYECRVCQKRFFRKDHLAEHFTTHSKTLPYHCPICNRGFQRQIAMRAHFQNEHVGQQDMVKSCPLCSYRATTMKCLRLHFFNRHGIDLDNPGPNSSTSILNSCTPGEAMPSAPLSDSGDSTGNRSADNATPPMHFLTPHVEISIPYPEQTTNQRNSSPAPLNGDSPNSPQSADSNSNAPSSSHHQLPINSSGIHRNVGGGEEAITPSISLIPIKQEPNSNGMEDSGATSSNLSLPSLIKVSPLKTLLRDDLCRKLSTSCSNNNNTNNNNGSNSNLHSRGEPPTSTRPDPRSSGLQCTHCRITFPDQTLYFLHKGCHSESNPWKCNICGEQCCNLYQFNSHLLSKSHQ; translated from the exons ATGTCAGATGGAGTCGATGGTGGCGGCGGGGAAAACGAGGTAGACTCTCATTCCTCTTCGCATGCAGAGGCTGGTGATTCTTCTAAtcatagagaagaagaagcattGGATCCAGACAACGAAGCAGCTCTTAATACTAATTATGATAGTAGCGATGGAGCTGTTCCAGCATTTAG ATGTGATCGCTGTGACAATTATGaaactataaataaaacagcATTTTGTGCTCATCAAGATCAGTGTCTTGGAAGTGGTGAACCAGGAGAAAGTACAGAAGGTATCGATGGACCTGAAAACGATGGAGACGGAGACGAGGGTCATTCGGGTTTGCGAGCCCATAGAAAAATCTTTGAGTGTGATGTTTGCAAcatgaaattttctaatggAGCTAATATGAGAAGACACAAG atGAGGCATACAGGTGTAAAACCGTATGAGTGCCGAGTATGTCAGAAAagattctttcgaaaagatcATCTTGCAGAACATTTTACCACTCATTCAAAAACTTTACCATATCATTGTCCAATATGTAATAGAGGTTTCCAAAGACAAATTGCCATGAGGGCGCATTTCCAAAATGAACATGTAGGACAACAGGATATGGTCAAATCATGTCCGTTATGTAGTTATCGAGCAACAACAATGAAATGTCTTAGGTTGCACTTTTTTAACAG ACATGGAATAGATTTAGATAATCCAGGACCAAACAGTTCAACTTCAATATTAAACAGTTGCACACCTGGGGAAGCCATGCCATCTGCTCCCCTATCTGACAGTGGTGATAGTACTGGCAATAGATCAGCGGACAACGCAACTCCTCCAATGCACTTTCTTACTCCTCACGTTGAAATATCCATTCCTTACCCAGAACAAACTACTAATCAACGGAATTCAAGTCCTGCTCCACTAAATGGTGATAGTCCAAATAGTCCACAAAGTGCAGATAGCAATAGTAATGCTCCAAGCAGTAGTCATCATCAATTACCTATTAACAGTAGTGGCATTCATAG GAATGTGGGTGGTGGAGAAGAAGCTATCACACCTTCAATCTCTTTAATTCCTATCAAACAAGAGCCAAATAGCAATGGTATGGAAGATAGTGGAGCAACATCTAGCAATCTTTCATTGCCATCGTTAATCAAGGTCTCACCACTGAAGACACTATTGCGAGATGATCTATGTCGTAAACTTTCTACAAGTTgcagtaacaataataacactaataataataatggttcAAATTCCAATCTACATTCAAGGGGTGAACCCCCGACATCGACGAGACCTGATCCACGAAGTAGCGGTTTACAGTGTACACACTGTAGAATTACTTTTCCAGATCAGACGTTGTACTTTCTTCATAAAGGTTGTCACAGTGAGAGCAATCCATGGAAGTGCAATATATGTGGTGAGCAGTGCTGTAATTTGTACCAATTTAATTCGCATTTATTGAGCAAAAGTCATCAGTAG